The nucleotide sequence AAATATCAAGGTATCCAAAACTTATGAAAGAATTAGTCTCCAAAAAGTGGCTTGTGGAGGATGAGACAATAAAAACAACTCATCATTGTAGTGCAATTATTTTGAGCACCATGGAGAAGAAGAATAAAGACCCTGATGCTTTCACAATCCCGTGCACCATTAGAATGTTCAATTTTGCAAAAGCCTTGTATGACCTCGGGGCGAGCATAAATTTAATGCAATATGCTATATTTCACAAGCTAGGATTGGGGAAACTACAACCTACCACGATGAGATTGGTAATGGCTGATCAAACCATCAAGAAACCCATGGGAATACTTCATGATGTGCTAGTTAAAGTCGACCGGTTCATCTTCCTGACCgactttgtgattcttgattATGCTTTGGACCATGAAATTCCTACTATTCTTAGAAGGACATTTTTAGCTACCGAGAGAGCATTGGTAGATGTAGAGTATGGTGGGATAAAGTTTTTCCTAAATGATAAAGAGGTTTATTTTAATGTAAGTAAGTCCACGAAACAACTAATGGACTTAAAAGTAATTTTGGTGATCGATTCCATTAATGGTgaggtaaaaaattatgttgaTGTCAGTTTGGTGGATGAACCATTAGTAGGAGTCTTGTGGAATTATGAAAGAGATAAATTTAAAGCATTTGAAGAAGTGGTTACATCTTTAGTGGGGCTTGGAACTTGTACCAATAACCCGATAAAGTTGGACCTCGATCTTAAAAACCTTGAGAATCCACTTGTAAAGCCATCCATCCTTGAGCTACcacaaattaaattaaaaccATTGCCACCTCACCTCCAATATGTATTCTTGGGGAAGGAGACACTTTGCTTATCATCATTGCAAGTGATATTGAACCCTACCAAGTGGCTTTAAAGTTGGTAGTGAAACAATTTATTCGTTCCATCAGAGGGACAATTGTGGTATCATTAGCATATCCCTCGACATTTGTTCCTACAacatcaaactaaaacaagatcATGTACCAAGTGTGGAGCATCAAAGGATATTAAATCAACtcatgcaagaggtggtgaattaaaattttataaaattgctTGATGCGGGAGTCATCTATTGAATCTCTAATAGCAAATGGGTGAGCTTGATGTAATATGTTCCAAAGAAAGGTGGCATTGCAGtagttataaataaaaaaagggaCCTTGTTCCCATCTGACTGGGCACGGGGTGGAGAGGTGCATGGATTACTATAAGTTGAATTCTTAGACCGCAAAGGACCATTTCTCCATACCCTTTATGGATAAAATGCTAGATAGGTTGGCTGACCGGGTGTGGTATTGATTTCTATATAGTTATTTGGGGTcccatcaaataaatatttccCTAGAAGATCGAAAAAAGATAATATTCACTTGTCCCTATGTCATATTCGCATTCAAACGGATGCCATTCGGTTTGTTCAATGCACCGACAACATTCTAAGGGTAtatgttatcaatatttacatataTGGTTGAGGAATCGATGGAAGTATTCATGGACTATTTCTCGGTGGAGGGGAACTCATTAGAGTCTTGCCTTGAGTATCTAAGAAAGGACAAACGAGATGTGTGAAAACCAACCTTGTTCTCAATCGGAAGAAAAGTCATTTCATGGTTAAGGAGGGTATTGTTTTGGACCACAAGATCTCAGGGAAGGTC is from Capsicum annuum cultivar UCD-10X-F1 chromosome 5, UCD10Xv1.1, whole genome shotgun sequence and encodes:
- the LOC107852941 gene encoding uncharacterized protein LOC107852941, coding for MEKKNKDPDAFTIPCTIRMFNFAKALYDLGASINLMQYAIFHKLGLGKLQPTTMRLVMADQTIKKPMGILHDVLVKVDRFIFLTDFVILDYALDHEIPTILRRTFLATERALVDVEYGGIKFFLNDKEVYFNVSKSTKQLMDLKVILVIDSINGEVKNYVDVSLVDEPLVGVLWNYERDKFKAFEEVVTSLVGLGTCTNNPIKLDLDLKNLENPLVKPSILELPQIKLKPLPPHLQYVFLGKETLCLSSLQVILNPTKWL